AAACATAATCAATGTTCTCTCCAAACTAAATGTCAGTCAAGTGTTTTGTGAATCATTCCCATAGTCCAGATTATTTTTATCTTTAACTTCAGAAATTCTGCAACACATAAACCTTCTTCTCGAGAATGCCATAATATTCATTAGATATCCTTAAATAAACATGTGACTTTAGGAACATTTGAAATAGTTCAGAGGGCAGCTGTGGGTCCTCGGTGTGTTTTCATGTGGTTTTGCATGCTCATACAAGTGGTAATAATACTGCATGATGTCATTTTACCAGAAATCAAGGATTACAACCTGCCAGTCTAATGAACTTCATAGTTCCATGGGTGCTGCAGCTGTAATCCCACATAGAATTCCATAACATATTGCTTCAACATCTTTTGTGCTAGTGCATTTCAAAATTCTTTAGGATGTGTCAAGTTCAGTATATAACATCATCAACTGCCATGATTATCTCAATGCAACTGTATAATGCAATGTCAAGCTGTTGTTTTTATTATCTTCAAAggtattatttatgtattttttgccTTAAATTGTTGAATCCCTAAATTGTTTTTGAAGGATGATTTTAAAGTATACCATGTTTTGCCTCTGGGGGAGTCTTTCCAGATAAGTCTCAGTACAGGGGGAGAGACATGAGATGGGAATATCACATCTTGGACAACAGGGGAGGATGGGAAAGGTGCATGTGGCGGGTTGGGTTGAGGGCAGGAAAGAAtgcagacagccagacaggaaGACTACTGGTTAGTCCAACATTAAAGGTTCTTGGGGAGGTTAGAGAGGGTAAtgtgagaaaggagagggggcTGAGTGTTGAGGGAGATGACTTCGCTCATTCTAATAGGGGTTAGTTGCTGTTGACAGGATTCTCATTCAACAGGGTGTGCCAGCGCTCTATCTTCTTGTCCTTGTTCTTCAGGCACTCATACCAGTGCTTCAGCCGCTCCCCTTTGGCTGTGATGCCCAGCTGACACCCACCTACAGCAGAccaacagggagggagaggggggtgagagggcTGGCACAACAGATGGAAACTTCAACAAGGTATACTAGATCTCAACCAGATCTCCTATGGATCGTACCGATGTAATCATTGGATTTCCCAATGTCGTAGTCCCACACTGAGATGTCCAGGGTCTTCTTAGCCAGGTCGCTGTGCTTGATGTCATAGCTAAattcctgtaacacaacaacggAGAAATCATCCCCCTCACAATGTCcaataaatgtaattaacttcGATACACAAATCAATACATTGATGTTTTGACAGGCATTTAAACATTAAAATCACAAACAAAGTACTGCTGTCAGATGGTTGCTTTGGTCTTGTATTATTATTGCATGGGAGACTGACCTCATTGTACTCTGGGTTTAGGGTCTTCTTCTTGATATTTGTTTTGTTCTTGGCCTTCTTCCCCATATCAGGTCTCAGGCATCTAACACATCATATAATAGATCATATTAGTTTGATGTTGTCATCCTGCATTTGGGGATAGGAAAGTAAATTGCAAAACAGATATATTCTGCTATGCAAATGAAAAACTTTGACATAATCCATTTGTATTGATTTTGATTGAAAAAATTATACTAAACACTGGAAAGGTTTTGTTTGTAATGACGCCTGATAGGAATCACAGTGAAACAGACTGACATTTCGACAAATGGGTCAGAGTATCCATTGGCATCCATGGCGGCCAGGTGAACACAGCGCACCACACCCACGAGGAGACGATTCTGCTGGGTGCTGTACGTGAGGGAGATCAAGATACGACCACGCTCCTCCACATCTCCAACCTCCTTCCCACCctggacgagagagagatgggggagagaggagggaagagtgacatttaaaaaaaatcatatcatGAAGACATGATTTGCATGAAGACACGTAGCGGTAATCTACATGCCCACACACGCAGGTCAAACACCAATACCTCATCCTCGTAGAGCGAAATGCCTCGAGCCCCTCCAGCTGTTGCGGTCTTCTTTGTCTGTGGAAGAATATGGGTGGTCCAATCAAACAAATGGGACTTTTACTGTATATTTATCTAACGTGTGTAGCATCTTAACATACTCACAGGGACAACTCTCTCGAGACACACGTTGAAGGTTTTTTTCTGGTTGATCTTCAGTTTCTTCAGCGCAACGCGAGTTTCTCCAATAAACTCATTATGCCCAAACTTGTCCTCATCACAGACAGAGATCCTACATCAACCAAGATAGTACATCGATAATATTGGATCATAACGTCTATGGAGGAAATCATGTCAATGAAAACAATTAAGCCCGTAGATAAAACCACGGCAACAAATGTAGACAACAAGACAGGTTATCCTGATGTTTAGTGAACAGGCGTGTGTTGTTTCACTGCTTTAAGTATCCACCTGAGAGTCTTGCGCTGCATATCCTCATCTGTGAGTCCGTGGTAGACCAGGGTCTCGTTCCAGGCAGGGTTACGGGTGTTTCTCAGGGTCTTGGTGCGTAGCTTGTTGGACTGCAGCACATGAGAGTAGATACAATAAATAAAGATAAGGAACTCAATCAACTGGTCTTCAGCACTTCTATATCTGAGGCTGGAGAGAGGCAAGGGATCTTTATGTGTAGTACAATGGATAATCCTTATGGTGGCAGGCTTGAGCTAATGGGCGTGTATCCTAGCATAACACATTTTTCTGAATCATAACACATACCATAACAAATACACAAACATATATTAACTCCCAGGTTGAAAATAAGGAAAGTGAATTCTATCACCTTACTGGCCCCTGGCAGTAGATGCAGCTTGACATAGGGATCAGCCAGTCCGTTCGAGTCCATGGGCTTCAGTCCCTGAGGGAAAGACAAGAGTCTttatgtcaccagacaggacaGCAGGGACCAGGAGCCCCTATTCAAGATAGGAAAGTAAACTCCTGCAGCAGCAGCTTCTTAACACAGGCCACTTCAGTGTAATTGGCtcagagtgagtgaatgagtgcagTAAGGGATACCTTGGCTTTGAGGATGCTGCAGTGGAGACTGTTGTTCTCCTGCTCATAAAGTAAGCTGAACTCCAAGCCGCCCAGAGTGGCTGAAACACACCCAGGACAGTCATTAGATCAGACAACAAACAGTGGAACACAGACACTAGCAGTACATCTTATATTGAGGGCACTGGGTTGTAAATAGAGTCTAGACTAGGATTGATTCTCAGAGTATCAGAAAATATTGAGAATGTCTACAACCCTTTTCATAgacagctaccatcctgtaggttttcactccaactctAA
This portion of the Salvelinus sp. IW2-2015 linkage group LG15, ASM291031v2, whole genome shotgun sequence genome encodes:
- the LOC111975208 gene encoding rabphilin-3A, with protein sequence MEAMEQERIGRLVNRLDDMKKTVCGDGVNRCLLCGEQLGVPGVSSVVCEDCKKHMCTKCGVQNGSRSRSVWLCKICSEQREVWKRSGAWFFKGFPKQFLPSPMPISKSKESSAQRAPEPASSDPRAAAGHTRPQAQARAGPEELGHAGKPPVAPKPSDVRMATGGTGHGYNEGGAQNSPVVLQKAVPVQSSRPPPAASAQQAPLETEGGGYSTSAAPVEERVPPAVREERRQPITYNPPPARQQAPPPEEEDANSYDSDEATTLGGLEFSLLYEQENNSLHCSILKAKGLKPMDSNGLADPYVKLHLLPGASKSNKLRTKTLRNTRNPAWNETLVYHGLTDEDMQRKTLRISVCDEDKFGHNEFIGETRVALKKLKINQKKTFNVCLERVVPTKKTATAGGARGISLYEDEGGKEVGDVEERGRILISLTYSTQQNRLLVGVVRCVHLAAMDANGYSDPFVEICLRPDMGKKAKNKTNIKKKTLNPEYNEEFSYDIKHSDLAKKTLDISVWDYDIGKSNDYIGGCQLGITAKGERLKHWYECLKNKDKKIERWHTLLNENPVNSN